From Kitasatospora sp. MAP12-44:
CGCTCGACGACGTCTACGCCTACCTCTGAACCACCCCTCCCGCACCATCCGCTTCCAAGCGAAGGATCCTCCTCTCATGCTGCGCATCGCCCTCCCCAACAAGGGTTCGCTCTCGGGTCCGGCGGCGGAGATGCTCCATGAGGCCGGATACCGCCAGCGCAAGGACCCGAAGGAACTGGTCCTGGTCGACCCGGACAACCAGGTGGAGTTCTTCTTCCTGCGCCCGCGCGACATCGCGGTGTACGTCGGCTCCGGCCGCCTGGACGTCGGGATCACCGGCCGCGACCTGCTGCTCGACTCGGCGTCCAACGCCGAGGAGGTGCTCGCGCTCGGCTTCGGCGGCTCGACCTTCCGCTTCGCCGGTCCGGTCGGCTCGCCCAAGGACGTCCAGGGGCTGCAGGGCCTGCGGATCGCCACCTCCTACACCGGCCTGGTCGAGCAGCACCTGGCCGAGCATGGCGTCACGGCGACCGTGACCAAGCTGGACGGCGCGGTGGAGACCGCGGTGCAGCTCGGTGTCGCCGATGTGATCGCCGACGTGGTGGAGACCGGGACCAGCCTGCGCAACGCCGGCCTCGAGGTCTTCGGCGAGCCGATCCTGATCTCCGACGCCGTGGTGATCCGCCCCAAGGGCGCCGGCCAGGACTCCGGGGTCGACCAGTTCCTGCGCCGCCTGCAGGGCGTCCTGGTGGCCCGCCGCTATGTGCTGATGGACTACGACATCCGGGCCGAGAAGGTCACCGACGCCGTCGCGCTGACGCCGGGCCTGGAGTCGCCGACCGTCTCGCCGCTGCACACCGAGGGCTGGGTGGCCGTCCGTTCGATGGTGCTCCGCAAGGAGGCCCAGCGGATCATGGACGACCTGTGGAGCATCGGCGCCCGGGCCATCCTGGTGACCAACATCCACGCCTGCCGGCTCTGACCACCCCCTTCGGGAGCACCACCGCGATGCCTGACACCACCACCGGCCTGCCCACCCTGCCCGTGACCTGGGCGCCGCGCCGCAACCGCGCCGTCCTGCTCCCGGTCAGCGCGCTGATCGTGGTGGTCTTCGTCACCGTCGCGCTGGCGCTCCCCTCCGACTGGCAGCCCAACGACCGGATCGCCCTGATCCTCACCGGCCTGGTCTTCGCCGGGGCGGGCGTGATGCTGGCCCGCCCCAAGGTGGTCGCCGACGCGGACGGGATCACGGTGGTGAACTTCGTCCGCACCCGGCGGCTGCACTGGCCGCAGATCGTCCGGGTGAACCTCCGCCAGGGTGATCCGTGGGTGACGCTGGACCTGGCCGACGGCACCTCGCTGGCCGCCGTCGGCATCCAGCCGGGCGGCGGCCGCGAGCAGGCCGTCCGGGCCGCGCTCGGCCTGCGCGACCTCGCCGAGGCGCACGGCGCCACGGCCGAGCCCAGGCCTGCCTAAGCAGCCCCTCGAACGTCCGCGCCACCCTCGCACAGGTATCGTCTACGCTGGTAAAGCCGGGGCAAAGCAGCCCCGCCCGCCCGCGACCTGAGGAGTGACACCTCCCCTCGATGGACGATCCGTCCGGTAGTACGACCGCCGCCTCCCTCCCGTGCCCCGGAGAGCAGGCGGCGCTGTGATCACGGCCTGGCTGCTGCTGTCCGCGGCCTTCCTGCTCATCCTCGCCAACGGCCTCTTCGTCGCCGCCGAGTTCTCCTTCATCACCGTGGACCGCGGCGCCGTCGAGCGCGCGGCCGCCACCGGCGACCGCAAGACGCTCGGCGTGCGGACGGCGCTGCGCCGCCTCTCCTTCGAGCTCTCCGGCGCCCAGCTCGGCATCACCGTCACCTCGCTGGTGGTCGGCATGCTCGCCGAGCCAGCGCTGTCCACGCTGCTCGGCCCGGTCTTCGCCGGGAT
This genomic window contains:
- a CDS encoding PH domain-containing protein, which gives rise to MPDTTTGLPTLPVTWAPRRNRAVLLPVSALIVVVFVTVALALPSDWQPNDRIALILTGLVFAGAGVMLARPKVVADADGITVVNFVRTRRLHWPQIVRVNLRQGDPWVTLDLADGTSLAAVGIQPGGGREQAVRAALGLRDLAEAHGATAEPRPA
- the hisG gene encoding ATP phosphoribosyltransferase is translated as MLRIALPNKGSLSGPAAEMLHEAGYRQRKDPKELVLVDPDNQVEFFFLRPRDIAVYVGSGRLDVGITGRDLLLDSASNAEEVLALGFGGSTFRFAGPVGSPKDVQGLQGLRIATSYTGLVEQHLAEHGVTATVTKLDGAVETAVQLGVADVIADVVETGTSLRNAGLEVFGEPILISDAVVIRPKGAGQDSGVDQFLRRLQGVLVARRYVLMDYDIRAEKVTDAVALTPGLESPTVSPLHTEGWVAVRSMVLRKEAQRIMDDLWSIGARAILVTNIHACRL